The proteins below are encoded in one region of Bremerella sp. P1:
- a CDS encoding sulfatase: MRTLAILLSALALLLAPQTTSAEERKPNFVFFLVDDLGWTDLSCYGSSFYETPNVDKLAASGLKFTNAYAACQVCSPTRASIMTGRYPTRTGITDYIGAAQPERWNRKTKMLPAPYAMQLAHDETTIAELLKQNGYATFFAGKWHLGGEQYWPEHQGFDVNQGGIDRGGPYGGKKYFSPYGNPRLKDGPAGEHLPDRLATETVKFMTEHQDEPFLAYLSFYSVHTPLMSREDLKEKYQKKKETLKHGEIWGQEGERKVRLVQEHAVYAGMVDAMDQAVGKVLNGIDELGLTDETVVIFMSDNGGLSTSEGHPTSNLPLRGGKGWIYEGGIREPMIVRWPGTTKAGTETSQYVSSVDFFPTMLQIAGIEVPKNLTVDGMSFAPVLEGQDLDRGAIYWHYPHYGNQGGSPSAAIREGDWKLIEFYEDGHLELYNLADDISEQNDLAAKKPDLAAKMHAKLKAWRKETGAKMPTHRKDA, translated from the coding sequence ATGCGAACGCTTGCGATCTTGCTTTCTGCTTTGGCGCTTTTGCTGGCACCCCAAACGACGTCCGCCGAAGAACGCAAACCGAACTTTGTTTTCTTCCTCGTCGATGATCTTGGCTGGACCGACTTGAGCTGCTACGGAAGTTCGTTTTACGAGACCCCTAACGTCGACAAGCTGGCCGCAAGCGGGCTGAAGTTCACCAATGCCTACGCGGCTTGCCAGGTTTGCTCGCCGACGCGTGCCAGCATCATGACTGGCCGCTACCCAACCCGAACGGGCATTACCGACTACATCGGCGCTGCTCAGCCTGAGCGTTGGAACCGCAAGACCAAGATGCTGCCGGCACCTTACGCAATGCAGCTTGCCCATGACGAAACCACGATCGCGGAACTCCTGAAACAGAACGGCTATGCGACCTTCTTCGCCGGGAAGTGGCACTTAGGTGGCGAGCAGTATTGGCCTGAACACCAAGGCTTCGACGTCAACCAAGGAGGCATCGACCGGGGCGGCCCTTACGGAGGGAAGAAGTATTTCTCTCCTTATGGCAATCCTCGTTTGAAAGACGGCCCCGCCGGTGAGCACTTGCCGGATCGCCTGGCCACTGAAACCGTCAAGTTCATGACCGAGCATCAAGACGAACCGTTTCTGGCTTACCTTTCCTTCTATTCAGTCCACACCCCGTTGATGTCTCGTGAAGACCTCAAGGAGAAGTACCAGAAGAAAAAGGAAACGCTTAAGCATGGCGAGATTTGGGGACAAGAAGGGGAACGCAAAGTCCGTCTCGTTCAGGAACACGCCGTGTACGCCGGCATGGTCGACGCCATGGATCAAGCAGTCGGCAAGGTGCTCAACGGCATCGACGAGCTAGGTCTGACGGATGAAACTGTCGTCATTTTCATGTCCGACAACGGCGGCCTGTCGACTTCGGAAGGTCACCCAACCAGTAATCTGCCGCTTCGCGGTGGCAAAGGCTGGATCTACGAAGGGGGCATTCGCGAACCAATGATCGTTCGCTGGCCCGGCACTACCAAGGCAGGCACCGAGACATCGCAATACGTCAGCAGTGTCGACTTCTTCCCCACCATGCTGCAAATCGCAGGAATCGAAGTTCCTAAGAATCTGACGGTCGATGGCATGAGCTTCGCCCCGGTTCTCGAGGGACAGGATCTCGATCGCGGTGCGATTTACTGGCACTACCCTCACTACGGCAATCAGGGCGGTTCGCCGTCAGCTGCGATTCGTGAAGGGGATTGGAAGCTGATCGAGTTCTACGAAGATGGCCATCTCGAGCTTTACAATCTGGCCGACGACATCAGC